GGGCCAAGCAGACCGTCGGCTCGTAATTAAGCCTTCCGGCTTTTCAGCCACCGCCTGGGGCAGCCGCGGCGTCACCATCGGCCACGACCAACCGGAATCGGAGTGGGATAATGCCGTGCAGACAGCCCTCGACGCATTCACAACAACCCCCCACGTATTGCAGAAGTTCCATCACGGTAAGCGTTACGGCACCCGCCACTACGACTTTGCGCAGGACACAGTCCGCAAAATGCACGGACGGGTGCGCTTGAGCCCGTATTACTTTGTTGTGAATAATGAGGCGCAACTAGCGGGTATCCTGGTAACCATCGTACCGGCAGACAAGAAGCTCATTCACGGTATGGTTGACGCCGTGATGGTGCCTGCCGCCGTAAGCGACAACGGGGTAGAACTAGAGCTATGATGCGCCGGGAGCGTCGGTTTGCGCAGGACATGCGCGCAACCGGCCTGGGGATTTGATACGCCGGGTAGCGTAGAGCCGGTGCCGGCGCAGGCCGGTATTTGCAGCCTGCGCGTAATTTATGGGGATTTGGAGAAAAGGGAGCCGCAATGGCATTACCGCAAACTCAAGTGAAACGAGAGAAAGAAGAGTGGCAAGAGCTGCTCGCGGCGGGGATCAACCGGCCCGAGAAACTCATCACCGAATTGGGCGAGCGCCTCGGCTTGGATGATGAGACTGCGGCCAGCCTCCACCAGAATTTCCCGGTGCGCATCAATCCCTACTATCTCGGCCTGATCGAAGAGGTAAACGATCCCATCTGGCGTCAGGCGATCCCCGACGAGATGGAGCTCGACCACAGCGATACGATGACTACCATGGACCCGCTGGCGGAGGACATGGATTCGCCGGTGCCCTATCTGACGCACCGCTATCCCGACCGCGTGCTCATGGTGGTGCAGTTGCAGTGCGCCATGTATTGCCGCTTCTGCACCCGGCGCCGCGAAGTCGGTAGCCGCAATGCCGTCAAGAAGGAAGACTGGGACCGGCAGATCGAGTACATCGCCACGCACCCGGAAGTGCGCGACGTCATCATCTCCGGCGGCGACCCCTTCATGCTGCTCGACCATCAGATCGACTACATTCTCAAGGGCCTGCGGGCGATCCCGCACATGGAGATCATCCGCCTTGATTCGCGGATGCCCGTAACCCTGCCCCAGCGCGTGACGGAGAACCTCTGCCAGATCGTCCAGCGGTACCATCCGGTCTACCTGAATACGCACTTCAACCACCCTCGCGAGATCACGCCTGAGTCCTCCCGCGCGTGTGAGCTCATGAACGATCAC
This DNA window, taken from Chloroflexota bacterium, encodes the following:
- a CDS encoding KamA family radical SAM protein, translated to MALPQTQVKREKEEWQELLAAGINRPEKLITELGERLGLDDETAASLHQNFPVRINPYYLGLIEEVNDPIWRQAIPDEMELDHSDTMTTMDPLAEDMDSPVPYLTHRYPDRVLMVVQLQCAMYCRFCTRRREVGSRNAVKKEDWDRQIEYIATHPEVRDVIISGGDPFMLLDHQIDYILKGLRAIPHMEIIRLDSRMPVTLPQRVTENLCQIVQRYHPVYLNTHFNHPREITPESSRACELMNDHGVPVGNQSVLLRGVNDDPETMKTLVQELLKIRVKPYYLYQADLVTGTSHFRTAVEKGLEIIKAIQGHTSGMAVPHYVIDAPQGGGKIPVTPDFIQEITENEIVLKNYEGKVYRYPIDSEVPNAREATKPQAHGNGKSNGSSTAPSNGV